A DNA window from Actinomadura coerulea contains the following coding sequences:
- a CDS encoding potassium channel family protein, with protein sequence MHIVIMGCGRVGSTLAHILEDKGHSVAIIDQSPEAFRRLRSGFRGRRITGFGFDREVIAEAGIERASAFVAVSSGDNSNIISARVARETFGVDNVVARIYDPRRAEVYQRLGIPTVATVRWTADQILRRLLPEGAEPLWRDPTGAVVLAELDSGHLWVGEKVGELEEHAGTRVAFLSRMGEALVPERDTVIQDGDIVHIMAGADDLERVNAAVAARNGEDA encoded by the coding sequence GTGCATATCGTGATCATGGGATGCGGGCGGGTCGGCTCGACGCTCGCCCACATCCTGGAGGACAAGGGTCACTCGGTGGCCATCATCGACCAGAGCCCGGAGGCGTTCCGCCGGCTGCGCAGCGGGTTCCGGGGCCGCCGCATCACCGGGTTCGGGTTCGACCGCGAGGTCATCGCCGAGGCGGGCATCGAGCGCGCGTCGGCGTTCGTGGCCGTCAGCAGCGGCGACAACTCCAACATCATCTCCGCGCGGGTGGCGCGCGAGACGTTCGGGGTCGACAACGTGGTGGCCCGGATCTACGACCCGCGCCGGGCGGAGGTCTACCAGCGCCTCGGCATCCCCACGGTCGCGACCGTGCGGTGGACGGCCGACCAGATCCTGCGCCGCCTGCTCCCCGAGGGCGCCGAGCCGCTGTGGCGCGACCCGACCGGCGCGGTCGTCCTCGCCGAGCTGGACTCCGGCCACCTGTGGGTGGGAGAGAAGGTCGGCGAGCTGGAGGAGCACGCGGGGACCCGGGTGGCGTTCCTGTCCCGGATGGGCGAGGCGCTCGTCCCCGAGCGGGACACCGTGATCCAGGACGGCGACATCGTGCACATCATGGCGGGGGCCGACGACCTGGAGCGTGTCAACGCCGCGGTCGCGGCACGGAACGGGGAGGACGCGTGA
- a CDS encoding potassium channel family protein, whose amino-acid sequence MRVAIAGAGAVGRSIAQELLENGHEVLLIDKSPKAIKVEMVPRAEWLLADACEIAALDDAALERCQVVVASSGDDKVNLVVSLLAKTEYGVPRVVARINHPNNEWLFNESWGVDVAVSTPRLLSALVEEAVSVGDLVRLMTFRQGEANLVELTLPEDAPLGGERVGSVAWPRDTALVAILREGRVLVPTSDDTLEPGDELMFVASQDVEDELAELLGGR is encoded by the coding sequence ATGCGGGTCGCGATCGCCGGGGCCGGCGCGGTGGGCCGGTCCATCGCCCAGGAGCTGCTGGAGAACGGGCACGAGGTGCTCCTGATCGACAAGAGCCCGAAGGCCATCAAGGTGGAGATGGTGCCGCGCGCGGAGTGGCTGCTCGCCGACGCGTGCGAGATCGCCGCGCTGGACGACGCCGCGCTGGAGCGCTGCCAGGTGGTGGTCGCCTCCTCCGGCGACGACAAGGTCAACCTGGTGGTGTCGCTGCTCGCCAAGACCGAGTACGGGGTTCCGCGCGTGGTGGCGCGGATCAACCACCCGAACAACGAGTGGCTGTTCAACGAGTCGTGGGGCGTGGACGTCGCGGTCTCCACGCCGCGGCTGCTGTCGGCTCTGGTGGAGGAGGCCGTCAGCGTCGGCGACCTCGTCCGGCTGATGACGTTCCGGCAGGGCGAGGCCAACCTGGTGGAGCTGACGCTCCCCGAGGACGCGCCCCTCGGCGGCGAGCGCGTCGGGTCGGTGGCCTGGCCGCGCGACACCGCCCTGGTGGCGATCCTGCGCGAGGGCCGGGTGCTGGTGCCCACGTCCGACGACACCCTGGAGCCGGGCGACGAGCTCATGTTCGTGGCCAGCCAGGACGTGGAAGACGAACTCGCCGAGCTCCTCGGCGGCAGATAG
- a CDS encoding DUF3159 domain-containing protein, giving the protein MSETETGTARETAAHDTVEAAVRAQLNKALGGVRGMVEAAVPTIAFTGTYVAAKDVKLAVGAGVGAAVLLLLVRLAQRSSPQFVLNSLFGIAIAAFFALRSGKAENAFLPGILLNAGYGAAMIFSIAVRWPVVGFIIGSVTGDPTAWRADPGIVRLCSRLTWLLVLPCVVRVAVQYPIYLADGDQSGLLGTAKIAMGWPLQVAALAAMAWLLARGRTPITPGGPAKSEKPA; this is encoded by the coding sequence GTGAGCGAAACGGAAACGGGCACCGCGCGGGAGACCGCCGCGCACGACACCGTCGAGGCGGCCGTGCGCGCCCAGCTCAACAAGGCGCTCGGCGGCGTGCGCGGCATGGTCGAGGCGGCGGTGCCGACGATCGCCTTCACCGGGACCTACGTCGCCGCCAAGGACGTCAAGCTCGCCGTCGGCGCCGGGGTCGGCGCCGCGGTGCTGCTCCTGCTCGTCCGGCTCGCGCAGCGCTCCAGCCCGCAGTTCGTCCTGAACAGCCTGTTCGGCATCGCCATCGCCGCGTTCTTCGCGCTGCGCTCGGGCAAGGCCGAGAACGCCTTCCTGCCCGGCATCCTGCTGAACGCCGGCTACGGCGCCGCGATGATCTTCTCGATCGCGGTGCGCTGGCCGGTCGTCGGCTTCATCATCGGATCGGTCACCGGCGACCCGACCGCCTGGCGGGCCGACCCCGGGATCGTCCGGCTGTGCTCCCGGCTCACCTGGCTGCTCGTGCTGCCCTGCGTCGTGCGCGTCGCCGTCCAGTACCCGATCTACCTCGCGGACGGCGACCAGAGCGGCCTGCTCGGCACCGCCAAGATCGCGATGGGCTGGCCGCTCCAGGTCGCCGCGCTGGCCGCCATGGCCTGGCTCCTCGCCCGCGGCCGAACCCCGATAACCCCCGGGGGCCCGGCCAAGAGCGAAAAACCTGCGTAG
- a CDS encoding OB-fold nucleic acid binding domain-containing protein, whose amino-acid sequence MDEVSASTSPGAGPRGRERGKGGLRRFLRRMASTKAELEAEELQKTTGDEGATPITDCAARKRHCVAGTLRTVTLRPRGGAPALEAELYDGTDVINLVWLGRRKIAGIDPGRRLRAEGLVSEQDGRKVMFNPRYELRGGA is encoded by the coding sequence ATGGACGAGGTTTCGGCCAGCACTTCGCCCGGGGCGGGGCCCCGCGGGCGCGAGCGCGGCAAGGGCGGGCTGCGGCGCTTCCTGCGGCGCATGGCGTCCACCAAGGCCGAGCTCGAGGCCGAGGAACTGCAGAAGACCACCGGCGACGAGGGCGCGACGCCGATCACCGACTGCGCCGCGCGCAAGCGGCACTGCGTGGCGGGTACGCTACGTACCGTGACACTCCGTCCCCGGGGCGGCGCACCCGCCCTGGAAGCCGAGCTCTACGACGGCACCGACGTGATCAACCTGGTCTGGCTCGGCCGCCGCAAGATCGCCGGGATCGATCCGGGGCGCCGGCTGCGCGCCGAGGGACTGGTGAGCGAGCAGGACGGGCGCAAGGTCATGTTCAATCCGCGATACGAGCTGCGCGGCGGCGCGTGA
- a CDS encoding MFS transporter encodes MTATLETPAPAAGTARPGDGAAPAPRRWLGLSAILAATLLNLLDSTVVNVAAPAIRADLGGSFSALQWTAAGYTLALAVALLTGGRLGDMFGRRPVLLVGAAAFTVMSVACAFAWSPESLIAARVAQGLCAAVMIPQGFGLIRDLFGSDTGTAFALFGPVIGLATILGPVVAGLLVDADLFGTGWRAIFLVNVPVGVYALVAGVRALPAPASADRSGGLDVTGMLLGGLGMSMLVHPLVQGRELGWPAWSLALLAGSVPVLALFALHQLRRTRRGRVPLLKLSVFANRAYGSGVLFVVVFFGAIAGFSLATGLFLQLGLGYTPLAASLAMSSWAVGAFAGSAFSGMTMARLGRRILHLGLVLMVAGLAALYAVFEAAGTGVGGWHLAAPLLLFGAGMGMIFVPLFDVIVAGIADHEVGSGSAALESVQQLGASLGVAVLGTVFFGAIGAPAAGRFAAPAALEAAKQVTALTAGLTAAAFLVAFLLPRRARAH; translated from the coding sequence ATGACCGCCACCCTCGAAACCCCGGCCCCCGCGGCCGGGACGGCGCGCCCCGGCGACGGCGCGGCACCGGCCCCGCGCCGCTGGCTCGGCCTGTCGGCGATCCTGGCCGCCACGCTGCTGAACCTGCTCGACTCCACGGTGGTGAACGTGGCCGCGCCCGCGATCCGCGCGGACCTCGGCGGCTCTTTCTCCGCGCTCCAGTGGACGGCCGCCGGCTACACGCTCGCCCTCGCGGTGGCGCTGCTGACCGGCGGTCGGCTCGGCGACATGTTCGGACGGCGGCCCGTGCTGCTGGTGGGCGCGGCCGCGTTCACGGTGATGTCGGTGGCGTGCGCGTTCGCCTGGTCGCCGGAGAGCCTGATCGCCGCCCGGGTCGCGCAGGGCCTGTGCGCCGCGGTGATGATCCCGCAGGGCTTCGGGCTGATCCGCGACCTGTTCGGCTCGGACACCGGCACGGCGTTCGCCCTGTTCGGGCCGGTGATCGGGCTGGCCACGATCCTCGGCCCGGTGGTGGCGGGCCTGCTGGTCGACGCCGACCTGTTCGGCACCGGCTGGCGCGCGATCTTCCTGGTGAACGTGCCGGTCGGCGTCTACGCGCTGGTCGCGGGCGTCCGGGCGCTGCCCGCGCCGGCGTCCGCCGACCGCTCGGGCGGTCTGGACGTCACCGGGATGCTGCTCGGCGGCCTCGGCATGAGCATGCTGGTCCACCCGCTCGTCCAGGGCCGCGAGCTGGGCTGGCCCGCCTGGTCGCTGGCGCTGCTCGCCGGCTCGGTCCCCGTCCTCGCCCTGTTCGCCCTGCACCAGCTGCGCCGCACCCGCCGGGGGCGGGTCCCCCTGCTCAAGCTGAGCGTGTTCGCCAACCGCGCCTACGGCTCCGGTGTCCTGTTCGTCGTCGTCTTCTTCGGCGCGATCGCCGGGTTCTCCCTCGCGACCGGCCTGTTCCTCCAGCTGGGCCTCGGATACACGCCGCTGGCCGCGAGCCTGGCGATGTCGTCCTGGGCGGTCGGCGCGTTCGCCGGGTCGGCGTTCAGCGGCATGACGATGGCCAGGCTGGGCCGCAGGATCCTGCACCTCGGCCTGGTGCTCATGGTCGCCGGGCTGGCCGCCCTCTACGCGGTGTTCGAGGCCGCCGGGACGGGCGTCGGCGGCTGGCACCTGGCGGCGCCGCTGCTGCTGTTCGGCGCCGGCATGGGCATGATCTTCGTCCCGCTGTTCGACGTGATCGTGGCGGGCATCGCCGACCACGAGGTGGGGTCCGGTTCGGCCGCTCTGGAATCGGTCCAGCAGCTCGGCGCGTCGCTCGGGGTCGCGGTCCTCGGCACGGTCTTCTTCGGGGCGATCGGCGCCCCGGCGGCCGGACGGTTCGCCGCTCCGGCAGCGCTGGAGGCCGCGAAGCAGGTCACCGCCCTGACCGCCGGGCTCACCGCCGCCGCGTTCCTGGTCGCCTTCCTCCTCCCCCGCCGCGCCCGCGCGCACTGA
- a CDS encoding FtsX-like permease family protein, whose product MFALAIGSLRRRAGAFTASFLALFLGSTIIMAFASMLDTAASGGATGEAQSTLVIMANVVGGWGLLLVVFAVTSTLTLSVRQRASEIALLKSVGATPAQLARMIVGEAAGLAVAAALLAIVPGMLAGRGVLGLLHDTGQVPAEIGHSFGPVALSMGIGITTVSATAAALITARRATRAGVADSMRSAAVDTGRLSRKRIVFAVLFLLLALDEAVITVTLMDGKGSDVMATSGQADILAAIGLALLAPAIMRRATALLAGPLRAFGAAGELAAATMRRRTGALASAVTPVILFVGTAVGTLYLQATENAAMEAAGLAKTAEQKSIETLNFVVIGMVVLFTAIMLVNTLVAATAHRRREFGQTRLAGATPSQVLAAVALESAVLTVTGVVCGTVASVFTIVPFGLARRDSAVPAGNAWTYLAVVALAAALTGATTWAATRRAIRVPAVEAALR is encoded by the coding sequence ATGTTCGCATTGGCGATCGGTTCCCTGCGCAGGCGCGCGGGCGCGTTCACGGCGAGCTTCCTCGCCCTGTTCCTCGGCTCGACGATCATCATGGCGTTCGCCTCGATGCTGGACACCGCCGCGTCGGGCGGCGCGACCGGGGAGGCCCAGAGCACGCTGGTCATCATGGCGAACGTCGTCGGCGGCTGGGGGCTGCTGCTCGTGGTGTTCGCGGTGACCTCCACGCTGACCCTCTCGGTGCGGCAGCGGGCCTCGGAGATCGCGCTGCTCAAGAGCGTCGGCGCGACCCCGGCGCAGCTCGCCCGGATGATCGTCGGCGAGGCGGCCGGGCTGGCGGTGGCCGCGGCGCTGCTCGCGATCGTCCCCGGGATGCTGGCCGGCCGGGGCGTGCTCGGCCTGCTGCACGACACGGGCCAGGTGCCCGCGGAGATCGGCCACAGCTTCGGCCCGGTCGCGCTGTCGATGGGGATCGGCATCACGACGGTCTCCGCGACCGCCGCCGCGCTGATCACCGCCCGGCGCGCCACCCGCGCCGGGGTCGCCGACTCGATGCGGTCCGCGGCGGTGGACACCGGGAGGCTGAGCAGGAAGCGCATCGTCTTCGCGGTCCTGTTCCTGCTGCTGGCACTGGACGAGGCGGTCATCACGGTCACGCTGATGGACGGCAAGGGCAGCGACGTGATGGCGACGTCCGGGCAGGCCGACATCCTCGCCGCGATCGGGCTGGCGCTGCTGGCTCCGGCGATCATGCGACGGGCGACGGCCCTGCTGGCCGGGCCGCTGCGCGCGTTCGGCGCGGCCGGCGAGCTGGCGGCCGCCACCATGCGGCGCCGGACGGGCGCGCTGGCGTCCGCGGTCACCCCGGTCATCCTGTTCGTCGGCACCGCCGTCGGGACGCTCTACCTCCAGGCCACCGAGAACGCGGCGATGGAGGCCGCCGGGCTGGCCAAGACGGCTGAGCAGAAGAGCATCGAGACGCTCAACTTCGTCGTCATCGGCATGGTGGTGCTGTTCACGGCGATCATGCTGGTCAACACGCTGGTGGCGGCGACCGCGCACCGGCGCCGCGAGTTCGGCCAGACACGGCTCGCCGGCGCGACCCCGAGCCAGGTGCTCGCCGCGGTGGCGCTGGAGTCGGCTGTGCTGACGGTGACCGGCGTGGTCTGCGGAACCGTCGCCTCCGTCTTCACGATCGTCCCCTTCGGCCTGGCCCGCCGCGACTCCGCCGTCCCGGCCGGGAACGCGTGGACCTACCTCGCGGTCGTCGCGCTCGCCGCCGCCCTGACCGGCGCCACGACCTGGGCCGCCACCCGCCGCGCGATCCGCGTCCCCGCCGTGGAGGCGGCCCTTCGCTGA
- a CDS encoding ABC transporter ATP-binding protein: protein MFGRRGPEPGQRTPGEALRLEDVRRVYGPEGNRVVALDGVSLSLPTGSFTAVMGPSGSGKSTLLQCAAGLDRPTGGRVFVDGAELTGDGEAELTKFRRERIGFVFQQFNLLPTLSVMQNTVLPLKLAGRKVDKDRARAVLGRVGLGERLGHLPAELSGGQQQRVAIARALLTRPRVLFADEPTGALDTRSARDVLGLLRESVAAFGQTVVMVTHDPVAASFADAVLYLADGRIVGHQPAPTAESVAERMTHLADEVERQRMTAGA, encoded by the coding sequence ATGTTCGGACGCAGGGGACCGGAACCGGGGCAGCGGACGCCGGGTGAGGCGCTCCGGCTGGAGGACGTGCGCCGGGTGTACGGCCCCGAGGGCAACCGGGTCGTCGCGCTGGACGGTGTGTCGCTGTCGCTGCCGACCGGGTCGTTCACCGCGGTCATGGGCCCCTCCGGGTCCGGCAAGAGCACGCTGCTCCAGTGCGCCGCGGGCCTGGACCGTCCCACCGGGGGCCGCGTCTTCGTCGACGGCGCGGAGCTGACGGGCGACGGGGAGGCGGAGCTGACGAAGTTCCGGCGGGAGCGGATCGGCTTCGTCTTCCAGCAGTTCAACCTGCTGCCGACGCTGTCGGTCATGCAGAACACGGTGCTCCCCCTGAAGCTCGCCGGCCGCAAGGTGGACAAGGACCGGGCGCGGGCCGTCCTCGGGCGGGTGGGCCTCGGCGAGCGGCTCGGGCACCTGCCCGCGGAGCTGTCCGGCGGGCAGCAGCAGCGGGTGGCGATCGCGCGGGCGCTGCTCACCCGGCCGCGGGTGCTGTTCGCGGACGAGCCGACCGGCGCGCTCGACACCCGCAGCGCCCGCGACGTGCTCGGCCTGCTGCGCGAGTCGGTGGCCGCGTTCGGGCAGACGGTGGTGATGGTGACCCACGACCCCGTCGCCGCGTCCTTCGCCGACGCCGTGCTGTACCTGGCCGACGGGCGGATCGTCGGCCACCAGCCCGCGCCGACCGCCGAGTCCGTCGCTGAGCGGATGACGCACCTGGCCGACGAGGTCGAGCGCCAGCGCATGACGGCGGGGGCGTGA
- a CDS encoding ArsB/NhaD family transporter, whose product MQATAAVVIFVCAYVLIASEKVPRTAVALGGAGLMLLLHVTDAEAAFFSSESGIDWNVVFLLLGMMVIVSVLRRTGLFEYVAIWAAKRARGRPYRLMVMLVVLTAAASALLDNVTTVLLIAPVTFLVCERLALAPEPYLIAEVMASNIGGTATLVGDPPNIIIASRGGLSFNDFLVHLAPLVVVLVIVFCALCRWLFRSAFRYDPELAAEVMELKEREAITDRRLLAQGLAVLAVVIAAFVLHPVLHYEPSVVALLGAGLLVAATRVTTEEALSEVEWPTLVFFAGLFVMVGGLVETGVIGEISRAAADATDGRIGVAAMLLLWASAGLSAIVDNIPYVATMSPIVSDLVQQHPGTDGHVLWWALALGADLGGNATAVGASANVVVLGIAARNGTPISFWRFTRYGIVVTLVTVALATPYLWLRYL is encoded by the coding sequence GTGCAGGCCACCGCCGCGGTCGTCATCTTCGTCTGCGCGTACGTGCTGATCGCGTCGGAGAAGGTGCCCCGGACGGCGGTGGCGCTCGGCGGCGCGGGCCTGATGCTCCTGCTGCACGTCACCGACGCCGAGGCCGCGTTCTTCTCCTCCGAGTCCGGGATCGACTGGAACGTCGTCTTCCTGCTGCTCGGCATGATGGTCATCGTCTCGGTGCTGCGCCGGACGGGCCTGTTCGAGTACGTGGCGATCTGGGCCGCGAAACGCGCGCGGGGGCGCCCCTACCGGCTCATGGTGATGCTGGTCGTGCTCACGGCGGCGGCGTCCGCGCTGCTGGACAACGTCACCACCGTCCTGCTGATCGCGCCCGTCACGTTCCTCGTCTGCGAGCGGCTCGCCCTCGCGCCCGAGCCGTACCTCATCGCCGAGGTCATGGCGTCCAACATCGGCGGGACCGCGACCCTCGTCGGCGACCCGCCCAACATCATCATCGCCAGCCGGGGCGGGCTGTCGTTCAACGACTTCCTGGTCCACCTGGCCCCGCTGGTCGTGGTGCTGGTCATCGTGTTCTGCGCGCTGTGCCGGTGGCTGTTCCGCTCGGCGTTCCGCTACGACCCGGAGCTGGCCGCCGAGGTCATGGAGCTGAAGGAGCGGGAGGCCATCACCGACCGGCGCCTGCTCGCGCAGGGGCTCGCCGTCCTCGCCGTCGTGATCGCGGCGTTCGTGCTGCACCCCGTCCTGCACTACGAGCCGTCCGTGGTGGCGCTGCTCGGCGCCGGGCTGCTCGTCGCCGCGACCAGGGTGACCACCGAGGAGGCCCTCAGCGAGGTCGAGTGGCCCACGCTGGTGTTCTTCGCCGGCCTGTTCGTCATGGTCGGGGGGCTCGTCGAGACCGGCGTCATCGGCGAGATCTCCAGGGCCGCGGCGGACGCCACCGACGGCCGCATCGGCGTGGCCGCGATGCTGCTGCTGTGGGCGTCCGCCGGGCTGTCGGCGATCGTGGACAACATCCCCTACGTGGCGACGATGAGCCCGATCGTCTCCGACCTCGTCCAGCAGCACCCCGGCACGGACGGGCACGTGCTGTGGTGGGCCCTCGCCCTCGGCGCCGACCTCGGCGGGAACGCCACCGCCGTCGGGGCCAGCGCCAACGTGGTCGTCCTCGGCATCGCCGCCCGCAACGGCACGCCCATCAGCTTCTGGCGCTTCACCCGGTACGGCATCGTCGTCACCCTCGTGACGGTCGCCCTGGCGACCCCGTACCTGTGGCTCCGCTACCTGTGA
- a CDS encoding PIG-L deacetylase family protein, giving the protein MAHPDDLEYGTSAAVAKWTGQGKTVTEVLATRGEAGIDSMDPGEVRRIRSAEQVEAARIVGVREVEFLDLPDGTLEYGLPLRRTLAAAIRRHRPEVVLSINFRETFPGGGFNMADHRVLGLAVADAVRDAANRWVFRDLGLEPWQGVRFALFGGSPQPTHYVDVTGHLRAGIDSLLAHRVYFAGLGAGFDAEAFLTGVAEEGGRQAGVEHAMTFEMIES; this is encoded by the coding sequence GTGGCGCACCCCGACGACCTGGAGTACGGGACGTCGGCGGCGGTCGCCAAGTGGACGGGCCAGGGCAAGACCGTGACGGAGGTGCTGGCCACACGCGGGGAGGCCGGGATCGACTCGATGGACCCCGGCGAGGTGCGGCGGATCCGCAGCGCCGAGCAGGTCGAGGCGGCGCGGATCGTCGGCGTCCGCGAGGTCGAGTTCCTCGACCTGCCCGACGGCACGCTGGAGTACGGGCTGCCGCTGCGGCGGACGCTCGCCGCGGCGATCCGGCGGCACCGGCCCGAGGTGGTGCTGTCCATCAACTTCCGCGAGACCTTCCCCGGCGGCGGCTTCAACATGGCCGACCACCGGGTGCTCGGCCTCGCGGTCGCGGACGCGGTCCGGGACGCGGCCAACCGGTGGGTGTTCCGCGACCTCGGCCTCGAACCGTGGCAGGGCGTCCGGTTCGCGCTGTTCGGCGGGTCGCCGCAGCCCACCCACTACGTGGACGTCACCGGCCACCTGCGGGCCGGCATCGACTCGCTGCTCGCGCACCGCGTGTACTTCGCCGGCCTCGGCGCCGGGTTCGACGCCGAGGCTTTCCTCACCGGCGTGGCCGAGGAGGGCGGGAGGCAGGCGGGCGTCGAGCACGCGATGACGTTCGAGATGATCGAGAGTTAG
- a CDS encoding DUF3710 domain-containing protein codes for MAFGRRRQAEEPAEGPEVTEEPAETAEEAPAEAGSAKAESAAGGPWDSEDSFPELQRLDFGALQVPVAPGLGFQVNFEATQVDEEGNPLDGRPVAVLVQYEESAMQLQVFAAPKRSGIWDDVRRETAKDIQEEAQGQTQEGEGPFGAELLAMVPAALTEEVLAEMPQEVREQIPAEFVEQGWAPQIIRFLGVDGPRWFLQAVVQGAAIEDEEQWQVLEDVLRGVVVHRGDAPMPPRELLELQIPQEFSEAGEDGEEAVETFDPFERGPEITEVR; via the coding sequence GTGGCTTTTGGACGTCGCCGGCAGGCCGAGGAGCCCGCTGAGGGTCCCGAGGTGACCGAGGAGCCGGCGGAGACCGCCGAGGAGGCTCCCGCCGAGGCGGGGTCGGCCAAGGCGGAATCGGCGGCGGGCGGCCCGTGGGATTCCGAGGACTCCTTCCCCGAGCTGCAGCGGCTGGACTTCGGGGCCCTCCAGGTGCCGGTGGCGCCGGGGCTGGGCTTCCAGGTGAACTTCGAGGCGACCCAGGTCGACGAGGAGGGCAACCCGCTCGACGGCCGCCCCGTCGCCGTGCTGGTGCAGTACGAGGAGAGCGCCATGCAGCTCCAGGTGTTCGCCGCGCCGAAGCGCAGCGGCATCTGGGACGACGTGCGCCGCGAGACCGCCAAGGACATCCAGGAGGAGGCGCAGGGCCAGACCCAGGAGGGCGAGGGCCCGTTCGGCGCCGAGCTGCTGGCGATGGTCCCGGCGGCGCTGACCGAGGAGGTGCTCGCCGAGATGCCGCAGGAGGTCCGCGAGCAGATCCCGGCGGAGTTCGTCGAGCAGGGCTGGGCGCCGCAGATCATCCGCTTCCTCGGCGTGGACGGCCCCCGCTGGTTCCTCCAGGCCGTGGTGCAGGGCGCCGCGATCGAGGACGAGGAGCAGTGGCAGGTCCTTGAGGACGTGCTGCGCGGCGTGGTCGTGCACCGCGGCGACGCCCCGATGCCGCCCCGCGAGCTGCTGGAGCTGCAGATCCCGCAGGAGTTCAGCGAGGCCGGCGAGGACGGCGAGGAGGCCGTGGAGACCTTCGACCCGTTCGAGCGCGGCCCCGAGATCACCGAGGTCCGCTGA
- the dut gene encoding dUTP diphosphatase, producing the protein MSKVDVLIRRLDSELPLPRYAHAGDAGADLVAAADVELPPGERAVVPTGMAIALPDGYAAFIHPRSGLGARLGVTIVNAPGTVDAGYRGEIKVTLLNTDPRATVRLRRGDRIAQMVVQRVEHAVFHEVAELPGSARGTGGFGSTGGFGPAPRSGDNEHSREGV; encoded by the coding sequence GTGAGCAAGGTCGATGTTCTGATCCGGCGGCTGGATTCCGAGCTGCCGCTGCCCCGGTACGCCCACGCGGGCGACGCGGGCGCCGATCTGGTCGCGGCCGCCGACGTGGAACTGCCGCCGGGGGAGCGCGCCGTCGTCCCCACCGGGATGGCGATCGCGCTGCCGGACGGCTACGCGGCTTTCATTCACCCCCGGTCCGGATTGGGCGCTAGGTTGGGAGTGACCATCGTCAACGCACCCGGTACGGTCGACGCCGGCTATCGCGGTGAGATCAAGGTGACCCTGCTGAACACCGACCCCCGCGCCACGGTGAGGCTGCGGCGCGGAGACCGCATCGCGCAGATGGTCGTCCAGCGGGTCGAGCACGCGGTGTTCCACGAGGTCGCCGAGCTTCCCGGATCGGCGCGAGGAACCGGCGGGTTCGGCTCCACCGGCGGATTCGGGCCGGCCCCGCGATCCGGGGACAATGAGCACAGTAGAGAAGGAGTGTGA
- a CDS encoding MauE/DoxX family redox-associated membrane protein, with translation MTGPLAGIAAVTVPLVLLASLAGQLRRPGALAAAVRAHRVLPAALAGAAAAAVIAAEALIGVAGAAAPLLRLDGPARAAGGAAAVLLALYAAYAAHVARTRRGVPCGCGGSGTPMTGWVAGRAAALSALALTGALLGPPAAGTLYESSVEVVAGLGFAVLLWTLPHAMTEERRTAG, from the coding sequence GTGACCGGACCGCTCGCCGGGATCGCCGCCGTCACCGTCCCGCTCGTCCTGCTGGCGTCGCTGGCCGGGCAGCTCAGGCGGCCGGGGGCGCTGGCCGCCGCGGTGCGGGCCCACCGGGTGCTGCCGGCCGCCCTCGCCGGCGCGGCCGCGGCGGCCGTGATCGCCGCGGAGGCGCTGATCGGCGTCGCCGGCGCGGCGGCGCCGCTGCTGCGGCTGGACGGCCCGGCGCGCGCGGCCGGCGGGGCGGCGGCCGTCCTGCTGGCCCTGTACGCGGCCTACGCGGCGCACGTGGCGCGCACCCGGCGCGGCGTCCCCTGCGGATGCGGCGGCTCCGGCACGCCGATGACGGGCTGGGTCGCGGGACGGGCGGCCGCTCTGTCCGCGCTCGCCCTCACCGGCGCCCTGCTCGGGCCTCCGGCCGCAGGCACCTTGTACGAGTCGTCCGTGGAGGTCGTCGCGGGGCTGGGGTTCGCGGTGCTCCTCTGGACGCTCCCGCACGCCATGACCGAGGAGAGGAGGACGGCCGGATGA